A single region of the Leptolyngbya subtilissima AS-A7 genome encodes:
- a CDS encoding REP-associated tyrosine transposase, translated as MPDYRRAYTPGGAIFLTLVTFNCRPVFAEADNVKHLRQAAAAVKAEIPFDITAAVVLPDHIHFVWTLPQGDDDYSKRVGRLKVLFTRSLKGSYALPQDVCISRQRRRESDVWQRRFWEHTIRDEADWAGHINYLHYNPVKHGLVKCPHQWEFSSFRRFVRNGFYGEDWGCTCGGKEAAFKFEGEELVVSE; from the coding sequence ATGCCCGATTATCGACGCGCCTATACTCCCGGCGGGGCAATCTTTCTCACTCTGGTCACCTTCAACTGCAGACCAGTCTTTGCAGAAGCCGATAACGTAAAACACCTGCGCCAGGCAGCAGCCGCTGTTAAAGCTGAAATACCCTTCGATATTACAGCCGCCGTTGTGCTTCCTGACCACATTCATTTTGTGTGGACCTTGCCCCAAGGCGATGATGATTACTCAAAGCGAGTCGGACGGCTAAAGGTGTTGTTTACGCGATCGCTGAAGGGAAGTTATGCGCTACCACAGGATGTTTGTATTTCTCGTCAACGGCGACGGGAAAGCGATGTATGGCAACGACGATTTTGGGAGCACACCATTCGCGATGAGGCTGATTGGGCAGGGCACATCAATTATTTGCATTACAACCCGGTGAAGCATGGGTTGGTAAAGTGCCCCCATCAGTGGGAGTTTTCAAGTTTTCGGCGGTTTGTTAGGAATGGGTTTTATGGAGAGGATTGGGGATGCACGTGCGGAGGGAAGGAGGCCGCGTTTAAGTTTGAGGGGGAGGAGTTGGTGGTGAGTGAATAG